A single window of Microbacterium croceum DNA harbors:
- the thiM gene encoding hydroxyethylthiazole kinase, whose product MSDRLRPSSDSTVVSEAVTLLERVRATPPLTHCITNAVVTGFTANVLLATGAAPAMVDIVGESGMFAGIASGMLVNLGTPTPEQRAASREAAEGASTAGTPWVLDPVAIGALPVRTALAQELVALRPTAVRGNASEILALAGLSGGGRGVDATDSTDDAAEAAAALADRYGSVVAVSGPVDLLTDGERVIRIANGDPQLTLVTGGGCALGAVMAAFLGAARATGISALGAVAAATLVYTIAAERAAAASGGPGSFAVALLDALAGLQPEHLVAAARIEESSR is encoded by the coding sequence TTGAGCGATCGTCTGCGTCCATCGTCCGATTCCACCGTCGTGTCCGAGGCGGTGACCCTGCTCGAGCGCGTGCGAGCGACTCCGCCCCTGACGCACTGCATCACGAATGCGGTCGTCACCGGCTTCACCGCGAACGTGCTCCTCGCCACGGGGGCCGCTCCCGCGATGGTCGACATCGTGGGGGAGAGCGGCATGTTCGCCGGTATCGCCTCCGGCATGCTCGTCAATCTCGGCACGCCCACGCCGGAGCAGCGGGCCGCGAGTCGGGAGGCCGCCGAGGGGGCCTCGACCGCGGGTACTCCCTGGGTGCTCGATCCGGTCGCGATCGGCGCGCTGCCGGTGCGCACCGCTCTGGCGCAGGAACTCGTGGCGCTGCGTCCCACCGCCGTCCGCGGCAATGCCTCGGAGATCCTCGCGCTCGCCGGACTCAGCGGCGGCGGTCGTGGCGTGGATGCCACCGACAGCACGGATGACGCCGCTGAGGCGGCCGCCGCACTGGCCGACCGGTACGGCAGCGTGGTCGCCGTCTCCGGTCCGGTCGATCTGCTCACCGACGGGGAGCGCGTGATCCGCATCGCGAACGGCGATCCGCAGCTCACGCTCGTCACCGGTGGGGGCTGTGCGCTCGGCGCCGTGATGGCGGCCTTCCTCGGGGCCGCCCGCGCGACCGGGATCTCCGCGCTCGGCGCTGTCGCGGCCGCCACGCTCGTGTACACGATCGCGGCGGAGCGCGCTGCAGCGGCGTCCGGCGGCCCGGGCAGCTTCGCCGTCGCTCTGCTCGATGCCCTTGCCGGCCTGCAGCCGGAGCACCTGGTGGCCGCGGCCCGCATCGAGGAGAGCAGCCGATGA
- a CDS encoding bifunctional hydroxymethylpyrimidine kinase/phosphomethylpyrimidine kinase — protein sequence MNADLSLYLVTDAALCGERGVIETVRQAVDGGVRIVQLREKHASDREVVEQLLALSAAIDGRALLVVNDRLDAAVAARAQGGRVDGVHLGQGDASVLRARQELGPDALIGLTANAPEHLDAVRALPVGTIDYLGVGVIRPTLTKPDHPPALGIQGFREFAEASPLPCVAIGGVGIDDIEPLRAAGAVGIAVVSALCAAEAPAAAAREFRRRWQAASVPRVLTIAGSDPSGGAGIQADLKSIAANGGYGMAAIAALTAQNTRGVRAIHVPPSDFLQQQLDALSDDIAIDAVKIGMLADADVVRTVTAWLDVVRPPIVVVDPVMVATSGDRLLDTAAESALRELLVRAHVITPNLAELAVLVGREIVDWADALAAADAFSAQIGAAVLVKGGHLDAEEAPDALIDAAAGVRQHFAGARIDTMNTHGTGCSLSSAIATLLARGLDSVAAVAHARSWLRESLRESSALAVGGGHGPVHHFAGLWNRGGLTTRPAAADVAAEWWDGIAGIRAEIDALPFIRALADGTLQREPFVFYLSQDALYLREYARVLAEAARLAPSSAEQAFWAQSAQGSIVGELELHASWLTAAQGVSAATFAAEPAPATVAYLNHLRATAFDGRYPELIAAILPCFWLYTDLGERLHAGAFGSRPQDPHHPYASWLATYADPAFAEATAQAVAYVTDAAARADDATRARMQRAFDLSSAHERDFFAAPGSARDAT from the coding sequence ATGAACGCGGACCTGTCGCTCTACCTTGTCACCGACGCCGCCTTGTGCGGCGAACGCGGTGTGATCGAGACCGTCCGCCAGGCGGTCGACGGGGGCGTGCGCATCGTGCAGCTCCGCGAGAAGCATGCGTCGGACCGTGAGGTCGTGGAGCAGCTGCTCGCGCTCTCAGCCGCGATCGACGGTCGCGCGCTGCTCGTGGTGAACGACCGCCTCGACGCGGCGGTGGCGGCGCGGGCTCAGGGAGGCAGAGTCGACGGCGTGCACCTCGGGCAGGGTGATGCCTCGGTGCTGCGGGCGCGCCAGGAGCTGGGCCCCGATGCCCTGATCGGGCTCACGGCGAACGCCCCGGAGCACCTCGACGCGGTCCGCGCGCTCCCGGTCGGCACGATCGACTATCTCGGCGTCGGAGTCATCCGTCCGACGCTCACCAAACCGGACCACCCGCCGGCCCTCGGCATCCAGGGGTTCCGGGAGTTCGCGGAGGCCAGCCCCCTGCCCTGCGTCGCGATCGGCGGCGTCGGGATCGATGACATCGAACCGCTGCGTGCGGCGGGGGCGGTCGGGATCGCGGTCGTGTCGGCGCTGTGCGCGGCCGAGGCTCCGGCTGCCGCGGCGAGGGAGTTCCGTCGGCGCTGGCAGGCGGCCTCGGTGCCCCGCGTGCTCACGATCGCCGGCAGCGATCCCTCCGGCGGCGCCGGCATCCAGGCCGATCTCAAGTCCATCGCCGCGAACGGCGGATACGGCATGGCGGCGATCGCGGCTCTGACTGCGCAGAACACCAGGGGAGTGCGCGCGATCCACGTGCCACCGTCCGACTTCCTGCAGCAGCAGCTCGACGCCTTGTCGGATGACATCGCGATCGACGCGGTCAAGATCGGCATGCTCGCCGATGCCGACGTCGTGCGCACCGTGACCGCGTGGCTGGACGTGGTCCGTCCCCCGATCGTCGTTGTCGATCCGGTCATGGTCGCCACCAGCGGGGATCGGCTCCTGGACACCGCGGCGGAATCGGCGCTGCGGGAGCTTCTCGTACGTGCCCACGTGATCACGCCGAACCTCGCCGAACTCGCGGTGCTCGTGGGGCGGGAGATCGTCGACTGGGCGGATGCGCTCGCCGCCGCCGATGCGTTCTCCGCGCAGATCGGGGCGGCGGTGCTCGTCAAGGGCGGACACCTCGACGCCGAGGAGGCGCCGGATGCCCTCATCGACGCGGCAGCAGGCGTCCGGCAGCATTTCGCCGGTGCGCGCATCGACACCATGAACACGCACGGCACCGGATGCTCGCTGTCCTCCGCGATCGCCACCCTGCTCGCGCGGGGACTGGATTCCGTTGCGGCCGTCGCGCACGCACGCTCCTGGTTGCGGGAGTCGCTCCGTGAGAGCAGCGCGCTCGCGGTGGGTGGGGGACACGGACCCGTCCACCACTTCGCAGGACTGTGGAACCGCGGAGGACTCACGACCCGCCCGGCGGCTGCGGACGTGGCCGCCGAGTGGTGGGACGGCATCGCGGGGATCAGGGCCGAGATCGACGCGCTGCCGTTCATCCGCGCGCTCGCCGACGGCACACTGCAACGGGAGCCGTTCGTCTTCTACCTCTCCCAGGATGCGCTCTACCTGCGCGAGTACGCCCGCGTGCTGGCGGAGGCCGCTCGACTGGCCCCGAGCTCGGCGGAGCAGGCGTTCTGGGCGCAGTCCGCTCAGGGCTCGATCGTCGGGGAGCTGGAGCTGCACGCCTCCTGGCTCACTGCCGCGCAGGGAGTCTCCGCGGCGACCTTCGCCGCGGAGCCGGCGCCGGCCACGGTGGCGTACCTCAACCATCTGCGCGCCACCGCGTTCGACGGCCGGTACCCCGAGCTGATCGCCGCCATCCTGCCCTGCTTCTGGCTCTACACCGACCTCGGCGAGCGGCTGCACGCCGGGGCGTTCGGCAGCCGCCCGCAGGACCCGCACCATCCCTACGCCTCGTGGCTCGCGACCTACGCCGACCCTGCGTTCGCGGAGGCGACAGCGCAGGCGGTCGCCTACGTCACGGACGCCGCCGCGAGGGCCGACGACGCGACCCGCGCCCGCATGCAGCGCGCGTTCGACCTGTCCAGCGCACACGAGCGGGACTTCTTCGCAGCGCCGGGGAGCGCGCGCGACGCCACATGA